AAAGATACGGGCGGTAGCCGGTGGCGTCCTCCCAGTTTTCCGCAAAGTACAGCCGGGCAAAATGCGCCGCGCCGCTTCGCTCAAAGCCCGGGGTGGCCGCATAGAACCAGGCGTCGTGCACAATGCGGTGGCAGGCTGCGTGGTCCTTGTGCATGGACTCGGCATGGTGGGTCAGGATCACATCCGGCTTTACCGCGCGGATCACGTCGCACACCGCAAAGCGGGCCGCGTCATCGTCGGCCAGAAGGCCGTCCGGGTAGTCCAGCACATGGGCCTCGCCCCCCAGCTTCTCTGCAAAGGCGCGGGCCTCGGCGCATTTTTGCTGCCGGTATTCCGCAATGTCCCGCCCGGCGGGCACGCCCTTTTCTCCCGCCGTCAGCGCCAGGGTCACAATGCGTCCCCCCTCCAGCGCACAGGTGGCAAGGGTTCCGCCCACCGTCAGCTCCATATCGCCCACATGGGCGCCAATGGCCAAAATGGTTTTTGCCATGCTTCTCGTTCCTTTCCTTGCGGCGCGGCTCACAGCTCTTTCACAAGCACGCCAAAGCTGCGCACCTGCTCAAAGCCCGCGCTCTCGTAAATTTTGCGGGCGTGGTTGGTCTCGCCGGTAAACAGCGACATATACCGCGCGCCCGCTTCCTTTTCGGCCTGGCACAGCCGGAAGAACAGCAGCCTTCCCAGCCCGCGGCCCTGGTACGCGGGCGCGATCCCAATGCCCGCAAAGTATCCCCTGCCGGTCGGCTCTGGGTAAACCGGCCCGGCAAATCCGGCCACCACGCTGCCGCAAAGCGCCACGGGAAGCAGCTGCCCGGTGCGCCCGGCCTGGGTGATCTGGGCGGTCCAGTCCGGGTTTTCCAGCGCCGCCAGCATCTCTTCCAGGCCGGTGTGCCGGCCGGGATCGTAGGGCTGCACGGTGCAGCCGTCGGCCGCAAGCCGCGTTTCCAGCGCCTTGATCTCGGGCGGCAGGGCAAAATCCTCCAGGCTGCGGTACATGGCGCACTCGCGGGCGGCCTCGGTATAGCCCTGGGCCAGCATTCGGCTGTGCAGCGGCAGCCCGGCGGCCACCCCCGGCATGTTGTTGTGCTCAAAGCCGGGCGTGCCCGGGATCACCCAGGGCAGCCGCATGGGGTTAAAAAAGGTCACCGCGCTGTACCGCTTGCCCGCCGCACAGAACGACTCCTCCAGCGCGGCGAACATGTCCGCGCAAAGCGCGGGGGTGTCCAGCGCTTCGTCCGCCAGAAAACAGGTAAAGTACCCCCGCTCGCCGCCCCGGGGAATGTCGTCGCCGGTGCAGCCGCAGATGAACGCGCCCACGCCGCCCCCGTTTTCCCACACAAAGGCGTGCCGGCTGTTAAAATAGGGGTGCTCGAACAGCAGCGGGCCCAGCTGCCCGGGCGTGCGGGGGGCATACCCCTGCCGCACCGCGCTGCGCTGCCACAGGGCCGCGACGGCCGGCCGGTCGGCCGGAATATAATTTCTCAGCATATGCAGACCTGTTCCTTCCTGGGCTCAGCCCTTAACCGCGCCCACGGTAACGCCTTCCAAAAAGTACTTTTGCAGGCAGAAAAACAAAACGAACATCGGCATGGCGCTGATGGTCGCGCCCGCCATCATGGGGCCAAACAGGGTGGTATTGGCAAATTTGAACTGCTTGAGGCCCACCTGGATGGTGTACATGGCCTCCTTGGAGGTGGCCAGGAAGGGCCAGAAGAAATTGTTCCAGCTGCTCAAAAAGGTGGTGATTGCCAGCACCGCCAGAATGGTTTTGGAAAGGGGCAGGATGATGCGGCAGAAGATCCCCATCTGTGTGCAGCCGTCCAGCTTGGCACTCTCGATCAGGGCGGTGGGGATGCTGCTGAAGAACTGCTTGGTCAAAAAGATGCTGTAGGTGGTAACCAGGCCCGGCAGAATCAGGGCCATGTAGGTATTCGACATTTTGAAGTTGTTCACGATCAAAATGTAAAGGGGCACCTGGGTGACCTGGTAAGGGATCATCATGCCCACCATGATCAGGTAGAACAACACGTTTTTGCCTTTAAAATTCAGCTTGGCAAAGGCGTAGCCCGCCATGCTGGCAAACAGCACGTTGCCAATCACCTGGAACACAGCCACCACAAGGCTGTTCCAAAGCCACCTGCTGCTGTATTTGCTGAAATCGAAAAAGGCTTTATAAGAGTCCAGGCTCCAGGAGGAGGGCAGGATGCTGCGCGAGGAACCGGCCGCCTCCACCGCGGGGCCAAAGGAGTTGGCGATCATATAAAACAGCGGAAATAGGCAGGCTACGGCCAAAAGCAGCAAAAAGGCGACCAAAAGGGTGTTTCGCAGATATCGCGCCTTTTTGTTGTTCACATGCTGGGAATACAAACCGGTGGTTGCCATGTCGTCCCCTCCCCCTTAATATTCAACGTCCGAACCAGCTACTTTGAACTGGAAGAACGATATGGCCGCAATGATGATGGTCAGGATCACCGCCTGGGCACAGGCCAGGCCGTACTTGTTGTATTTGAAGGCGTTGTTGAAAATCAGCAGGCCGATCATGGTGGTGTTGTTGTCCGGCCCGCCGCCGGTCATCATGTAGGCGTTCATGAACACCTGGAAGGAACCGATCACGCCGGTGACCAGCAAAAACAGGGTGGTGGGCTTGACCAGCGGGAACACGATGAACCGCACCTTCTGCATAAAGCTGGCGCCGTCCAGCTCGGCGGCTTCAAAATAGGTGTTGTCAATGCCCAAAAGGGCCGCGGTATAAATAATGATGTTCTGCCCCTGGCCGCTAAGCAGCGCCATAATGATGAGCGAGAGCATCGAGGTCTTGCTGGAACCCAGCCAGTTCTGGGTGGGCAGGTGGAACACGGTGAGCAGCTGGTTGAACAGGCCCGTGGGCGAAGCGTCGTAGATCCACAGCCACACCACGCTCAGCGCGATCCCCGAGGCCACCGCCGGCAGGTAGTACATGGCCTTGAACACCGACTGCAGCTTTTTACCAAAGGGCATAAACATAATTGCCACCGCAAACGAGAGCAGCAGCGAAACAGGCACCACCACCGCGGTGTAAACCAGGGTGTTCTTCATGGATTTCCAGAACAGCTCGTTCTGAAAGGTGGTTGCATAATTTTCCAGCCCCACAAAATCCGAGCCGAAGGGCTTGTAATTTTCCAGGCTGGTCTTCAGCGCCGAAAACAGCGGATAGATCGTAAACATCACAAAGAACACCAGGGCCACCGCAATGAACAGGTACCCCCACAGATCGTCGTTTGTGAAAAAGCGCCGCCTGCGGCGCAGTGCGGTCCCGCCGGCCCCGTTGCAGCTCACCGGGCGTTGTTTTGTGGGAGCCCCCGCGCCCGAACCCTTATATTTCATTCAAAAGCACCTCCTGTGAATCATGAAAATCGGAAGAAAAGGCCGGCATAAAAAAGCTTTGTTTTTGCCCAAGAGGCAAAAAAGCGGCCTGTCCTTTGCAGGACAGGCCACCTGCCCATATGGGCTTTCCCTCGTGCAGAAAACGATCAGGTCAGATCGCAGTTTGCCTCGCCGAACGCGGCGGTGCCCTTGGAAACGATCTCGTCGTACATCGCCTGCGCGGTCACCTCGCCGGCCAGCAGCGCCTGGAACTTGGGCACAATGACCTCGTCCATGATCTGCTGCGCGGTGGCGCTCTGCTCGGCGGTGATGCCGGTGGGAGGCGCGATCACGGTGGTGATCATGCGGGCGGCGCAGTCGATGTTGCCCTGGTCCCGCTCGCCCACGTCCATGGTGGCCAGCGCTTCGCGGGAGGTCTTGCTCACGCCGTCCAGGCAGGTCGCGGCGTCCACATAAGCGGCGCGCTCACCGGAGGACAGGAAGTACAGCGCCTTCATCACGTTCTGGGTGTGCTCCTCAGAGGTGTTCTGGTTGCGGAAGGCCACCAGGCCGTCCACCGAGCCAAAGCAGGTCTCGGTAACGCCCTCCATGGTGGGCACGGGCAGGAACGCATAGTTCACGGGGATCGAGTTCTCCACCGCGGTGCCGTCGTTGGCCTCCAGGGCGGCGTTGTTCTTGGTGATATTGATCTCAAACAAAGGCATTGCCTTGCCAAAGATCATGGCGTTGCCGGTTTCGCACATCACCATGCGCTGCGAAGCCTCCACGCCGTAGTTGGGCATGTAGCCCGAAGCGGTCATTTCCTCCACCGCCTTGAGCAGGTCCAGCATTTTGGTGCTGGTGTAGGCATATTTCAGATCCGAGGTGAAAGCGTTGTTCAGCCCGGCGCTCACGCCGAAGATGGTCAAAAAGTCAGACGCGGTCACGCCGGAGTTGGCGAACACGAACCCAAAGCAATCCTTGGTGGTGCCCGCCTTGATGGCGGCCATGAATTCCTCGTAGGTCCAGCCGCTGGACTGCACCTTGGCAACGTCCACGCCGGCAGCGGCGAGCATATCCTTGTTGGCGCCCAGCGCCTGGATGGTGATGTACAGCGGCAGGCCGTACACATTGCCCGCAATGGTCATGTAATCCAGCGCGTTCTGGTCAAAATCGGCCAGCAGGGTGGGATCCATCACCTCAGACAGGTTCAGCGCGGTGCCGTTCTCCACATAGGTACCGATGGCCGCATACGACATTTCGGCAATGTCCGGCGCCTCGCCGGCGTTGGCCATGGTGGAGAGCTTGGTGTTGTGGTCGTCCCAGGAGGTGCCGATGACTTCCATGGTCAGGTTCGGGTACATCTCGTGGAACTCGGCGGCCCACTCGGTCATCTTTTCCAGATAATCGTTGGTCACGGGGGGCACCAATACGGTAATGGTGTCTTCCGCCCCAGCGGTGGAAGACGCGCCGGAGGCCGGCGTGGACGCGGGGGCGCTGGACGCCGCCCCGCCGCAGGCGGTGAGCAGGCTGACCAGCATCAGCACCGCCAAAGACAAAGCCAGAAACTTTTTCATGCGATAATCCTCCTTTGTGAATCCGGCCCGGCAGCACTTCCCGCCGGGACTGTTTCTTCTTGAATTGTATTCTTTTTTCATAAAAGTGTCAATATATTGAAACTTTATTTCAAAATCGGTTTGAACTTTTGTCAATCCAGCCAGATATCCCGGCCTTTCTCTGTGGGAGTTGTACAAGAAAAGTGTGGCCATTTGTGAAACTTTCGCGGC
This window of the Oscillospiraceae bacterium genome carries:
- a CDS encoding acetylneuraminate ABC transporter permease, with translation MKYKGSGAGAPTKQRPVSCNGAGGTALRRRRRFFTNDDLWGYLFIAVALVFFVMFTIYPLFSALKTSLENYKPFGSDFVGLENYATTFQNELFWKSMKNTLVYTAVVVPVSLLLSFAVAIMFMPFGKKLQSVFKAMYYLPAVASGIALSVVWLWIYDASPTGLFNQLLTVFHLPTQNWLGSSKTSMLSLIIMALLSGQGQNIIIYTAALLGIDNTYFEAAELDGASFMQKVRFIVFPLVKPTTLFLLVTGVIGSFQVFMNAYMMTGGGPDNNTTMIGLLIFNNAFKYNKYGLACAQAVILTIIIAAISFFQFKVAGSDVEY
- a CDS encoding ABC transporter permease — translated: MATTGLYSQHVNNKKARYLRNTLLVAFLLLLAVACLFPLFYMIANSFGPAVEAAGSSRSILPSSWSLDSYKAFFDFSKYSSRWLWNSLVVAVFQVIGNVLFASMAGYAFAKLNFKGKNVLFYLIMVGMMIPYQVTQVPLYILIVNNFKMSNTYMALILPGLVTTYSIFLTKQFFSSIPTALIESAKLDGCTQMGIFCRIILPLSKTILAVLAITTFLSSWNNFFWPFLATSKEAMYTIQVGLKQFKFANTTLFGPMMAGATISAMPMFVLFFCLQKYFLEGVTVGAVKG